TTTCATTTGGATATAAAAAATCTAAAGGTTCACTTTGCCAAAATTCTTTCGTGTCAACATCCATAATTGTAAGCGGTCCTTTAAAGGCAGCTCCAGTATCTACATTCCAAACATTAGCCATAACAACAGGCTTGGTTTCACCAATTCTAGTAACGGGAGTATGACCTATATATACTTCATCATATAAGGTAAGTCTTTTGGGATACATTGGATGATTTCGTTTCATGGTTTTGTCCAATGCTAAAGCGGTTTCCCATAATGTTCGGTCCCAATAGAAAAGTTTTGGAAAATATTCAAAATCGATGCCGTTCATATTGGTAAAACCAGCATGAATAAACAAACGGTTTTTATCGTCTAAATAATGGTCTTTAAGTGATTGAAGAAATTCAATATGTCTTTGTTTTATTTCTAAACTAACCGTTTCATATGCTAAAACAGTTGCTTCACCTCCATGTTTGTACCATAAAACATTATCCTTGTTGTCGTTAAGCCAATGAAGTAATAATTCATCGTGATTTCCTCTGATAAAGTGACAATTATTTGTAGAATTCAATGCTATTAAATAATCGATAACCTGAGGAGATTGACTCCAGCCATCTACATAATCGCCTAGAAAAATTAAGATATCTTCTGTAGTGACTTTTGCGCGTTCCATAATTTGGTGTATGGCTCTTAATCCTCCATGTATGTCGCCTATGACGAATGTTCTCATTTGGTTAGTATCAATTTGTTTTCACACAAAAATAAGTGAAAAGTAGTTCTGTTTTTATATTTTTTTGAAGTTCTGATTGTTAAGTGTGTTTCATAAATAATATCCCGAAGGATTAGACTATTTGCTAGATGTGATTATTTCTTTTTTATGAATCAAGCTCAATTAATTTTATCAGAAAAATCATGGTTTTTGGTGATTGTTTCCTGTGTTTTTTTAGAATAATTTTATACAAACTTTAAAGCAATTTATCATGAGTGCAGTTTTGACATTGTTGTTTTTACTAATTGATTGGATA
Above is a window of Flavobacterium sp. 123 DNA encoding:
- a CDS encoding metallophosphoesterase, translating into MRTFVIGDIHGGLRAIHQIMERAKVTTEDILIFLGDYVDGWSQSPQVIDYLIALNSTNNCHFIRGNHDELLLHWLNDNKDNVLWYKHGGEATVLAYETVSLEIKQRHIEFLQSLKDHYLDDKNRLFIHAGFTNMNGIDFEYFPKLFYWDRTLWETALALDKTMKRNHPMYPKRLTLYDEVYIGHTPVTRIGETKPVVMANVWNVDTGAAFKGPLTIMDVDTKEFWQSEPLDFLYPNEKGRN